TTCTGTAAACTCTTTGATTGCCTGCAGACGTTTTTCAGCTACTTCTGTCAAAACTTTATCCTTTTGATACGTAAAGTATGCATATGCAACACGATTCGAACGTCCAACACGACCTCTCAATTGGTACAATTGACTAAGTCCCATTCGATCAGCATTGCTGACAATCAGTGTATTAACATTCGGAATGTCAACACCCGTCTCAATAATCGTTGTACTGACAAGAACGTCATACTCTCCTTCCAGGAAACCAAAAATAACATTCTCAAGCTCTGTTTCATTCATCTGACCATGGGCAACAGCAATTCGAGCATCATCGACAAGCATACCAATATCACGAGCAACCTTGTCGATGTTTTCAACGCGGTTATAGAGATAGAATACTTGCCCGCCACGTGCCATCTCACGTTCAATTGCTTCTCGGACAAAGAGCGGATTATGCTCCATCACATAGGTTTGTATTGGGAACCGATTTTCCGGTGGTGTTTCAATAACAGATAAGTCACGAACACCAAGCATTGACATGTGCAATGTTCTTGGAATTGGTGTTGCTGTTAAAGTCAATACATCAACATTCGTTTTCAGTTGCTTAATTTTTTCTTTATGCTTTACACCAAAACGCTGTTCCTCATCGACAATCAGTAAGCCTAAATCACGATATTCAACATCCTTGGATAGGAGACGATGTGTACCTATTACGACATCGACCGTTCCTTGGCGAACTCCTTTTAACGTTTCAGTTTGTTGTTTTCTCGTACGGAATCGGCTCAAAAGGCCAATATTAATCGGATAATCCTGGAACCTTTCGCGAATTGTCTCGAAATGCTGCTGTGCCAGAATCGTTGTTGGAACAAGTAATGCTACTTGTTTTCCATCTGCTACTGCTTTAAATGCTGCTCGGATTGCTACTTCTGTTTTTCCGTAACCAACATCACCACAGAGGAGGCGATCCATTGGCCGCTCTCGTTCCATATCCTGCTTAATCTCCTCGATACAACGGAGCTGATCATCTGTTTCCTGATATGGGAAGGATGCTTCAAATTCGCGCTGCATTTCAGTATCCTCAGAAAATGCAAATCCTTTTTTTGCTTCTCTTTCTGCATACAGCTTGATTAAATCATCTGCGATATCTTCAACAGAGGATTGGACCTTTCGTTTCACTTTAGTCCACTCTGTTCCTCCTAGCTTATACACTTTCGGTTCTTTACCTTCTGAACCGACAAATTTCTGTACGAGATCAATTTGTTCAATTGGGACAAATAGCTTGTCATCTCCAGAATACTTGAGCAGCATATAATCTTTGTGCAGATTATTTACCTCAAGCGTTTCGATTCCAAGGTATTTTCCCACACCGTGATTTGCATGGACGACATAGTCACCGACTTTCAGTTCCTGATAGCTTTTAATTCGTTCTGCATTGGAAATCTTTTGTTGCTTGCGTGTACGCTTAACACGTTTCTTGAATAGTTCATTTTCTGTAATAATGGAAAGCTTGTGCATAGGGAGTTCGATCCCGCTCGTAATATTTCCAATCGCTATTGTCGGCTGATCTACTGGCAGCCTTAAGTCTGAGGCAATACCTGCTTCAATATCATAATCTGCTAATATGGAATGGATTTTCTCTGCTCGCTCTTCATTCGGAGCCAGAATCACAACTGAGAAGTCACTCTTTTCCCATCTTTGCAGCTCTGTTTTAAATAAATGCATTTGTCCATGAAATTCCTGCATCGCTCGTGATGATAAATTAATAATATTCTGTGGCTGCGTATTTGGTATATGACGTAAAAATACAGACATATAGATTCGCTGCTGTCTGATCATATCCACAACTGTATCCCAATCAAGAGAAAACCTGCTTTTTTGTACCATTTGGCCAGATTCAAGCATACTGCTATACCATTCTGCCTCTTCCATATCCAAATGTGTTGCAGTTTCTTGAATCCTGCTCATCTCATCCAGTATGATAAGACCATCCTGATCGAGGTAATCTAATAAACTAGCAGGGTTTTCATAAAGAAAACCGATGTATTTATACATTTCATGAAAGCGTTCTAAATTCTTTAACCGACTTATATCCTGTTCAATAACTTCCATCAGCTTTTCTTTCGCATTTGATGCTTTCATTTTTTTTAGTGTTGCAGCATATGCTTCCTCAAGTTTATTCGATGCTGCCAGGACATCTTCGTCCGTCAGCAATAATTCTGTAGCGGGGCCAATCGTAACATTCTCGACCCGATCAAGCGACCGTTGTGTTTCTGCGTCGAAATAGCGAATGGAATCAATTTCCTCATCAAATAGTTCAATACGAAATGGATGCTGTTCGGTAATTGGGTAAATATCAATAATTCCACCACGAAGACTGAATTCACCAGGCGTAGCAACCATGGAAGTCCGTTCATACCCCATATCTACAAGTGAAGACAAATAAGCATCAATGGCTATTTCCTTCCCGGTTTCAAATTTGAGCTGATATTTACTCCAATAGTTTTTAGGAGGCAAAATTCGTTTTAATGCCGCTACCGGCGTAATAAGAATACCTGATTTCTTGCCAGACCACGCTGTCAGTGCTTCAATCCGCTGACTGCGAAGTTCTGGACTGGATATCGATATCTCAGAAGCTATCAATTCATTGACGGGATATAAATGTACATCATCTTCCCCCATAAACTCCGATAGGTCATCATATAGCTGCTGGGCCTGTACCAGTTGGTGCGTTACCAAAAGCACAGGCCTGTTAATCGATTCATTGATTACGGATACAAGCATGCTCCTTGCAGAACCTGATAGGCCCGCAATTAACTGCTCACGCATCCCGCTGTTAATTCCATCAATAATCGACTGGATATCTTCCTTTGATTGTAAATATTGATTAATACCCTTCATCGTCAAACTCCTCTTAAACATGTATATAAACGATTGTTCAAAAAGCTCGCTGAAAATGACATATCGAAATTTCTTCGTCGAAATTATGGTCCCTTTCATCTTCCTTTTGGCATCGCATAATAAGCGCAAAAATGCCTTGGTTTATCCAACCAAAGCTTTTGCTGCTTATGTTATTGTATAAAATAATCCAATTCATGATAATTGGGATGCTGTCCTAGAGCATGCTCACAGTCTTCACAAATCGTTTTTATTTGCATATTTCCATCTCCATCATAATGGATCATTTCTTCTTGTTCTTTCTTGTTTAATTGATTTAAACCCAGCATTGCTGTATCGATAACCTTCTGCTCCAGCTTTCCAATGGTTTGCCCGCAATGCCTGCACCGATATATAATTGTCATAAATTTATCACCCCGAATAAACATTCAACTGCTAGTAAAAGTTTATCCTGCTGGGCTTATTTTATACATTTACTTAGAAAGCTAATCTCTATAAGCTTATGTATCAATTATTATAATCATTCATTACTTCAATAAATGCTTTCCCTGCTAACCATGATTCACAAGCATCTGCCGCCTGCCCGATACTATGCTCAACATCTGCCTTTTCCTCTTTCGGAAAAGAGCCAAGCACGTAGTCCACCACGGGGATTGGTGATACTGGTCTGCCAACTCCAAGGCGAATTCGTTTAAATTCCTTTGTCCCTAAATGAGCTATCGTTGATCTTACACCATTATGTCCACCATGTCCTCCTTTTTGGCGAAGACGAATTTTCCCTGTTGGAAGATCTAAATCATCATAAATTACCAGAACATCTTCTAAATCAACATCATAATAATCCATTAATGGACGAATGGACTCACCAGAAAGATTCATATATGTCTGCGGTTGAAGAAGTATAAGCTTTTCACCTGTGTAGTTCTCCAGCGCATAATCCCCTTTAAATTTTGTTTTATCCAATTTCCAATTATGGCGATTTAATAATTCATCAATCACCATAAAACCAATATTATGACGTGTTTTCTCATATTTTTTACCAGGATTCCCTAATCCTACAATACATTTCATCGTAACTTCCTCCTAAAGAAGGATTCAATACAACAACCCCTCCTACTAAGAATATACTACCAGCATCTTAAAGGAGGGTACATGTTGTTATTTCATATCGTTGTTATGCTTCTTCTGATTCCTTCTTCTCAGAACCAACTACCTCTGGTTCAGCATCTTCATCTGAAGCCTGTTCAATATCTTCTACCGTGTCAGGTGCTACAATTGTAACAACTGTTGTTTCCGGGTCTTCTAAAATTTCAAAGTTTCCTGTAACTTTTAAATCGCCGACTGTTAGGCCTTCCCCTAAACCAAGCGAGGAAACATCAACTGCGATTTCTTCAGGAATATCACCTGGTTTTGCGCGAACCTGGATTTCATATAATGGCTGCTGCAAGACTCCACCTTCTTTAGAGCCTGGTGCTTCCCCATCTAACCGAATAGCTACAGCTACGTCCATTTCCTGTGACATATTTACTACATAGAAATCGACATGAATTAACTCATCTTTAATTGGATCCATTTGATATTCATGTAACATAACATCAACCGAGCTATCATTTTCGATATCGAGTGAAATAATTGCGTTTCTCCCCTCGTCACGAACTGTCTTTAATAACTCGACACTATCGACTGCTACATTCTTTGATTCTTTATTTTTCCCGTAGACTACTGCGGGAACTTGTCCACTTAGTCTAACTACTTTATTTGCTGATTTTTTAAGACTTTCCCGTTTCGCTGCTTTTAATTTTACTGCCATGTTCATCATCCTCCAAAATTTTTAATCAAGCGCAGTCACTGAATCCGTAGCAAAATTATGCTAACCGTTGTGCTTTGCCTTCGTTCATACTTTATTTCTAAAACATAAAAACAAATATGTGTAAATCACGGAGTTAAAAAAAACTGTCAATATAATTAATTCCCGAAAATCGGTCGATCTAAACCATTAATCAAATAAGATACTTACAGATTGTAATTCATGCACACGCACGATAGCTTCTGCTAAGAGTGGTGCTACAGATAAAGCACTAATTTTATCACTATGCTTTTCTTCCGGAAGTGGAATACTATTCGTAATGACAAGTTCTTTAATCTGTGAATTGTTAATCCGCTCAATTGCTGGACCAGATAATACAGGGTGTGTACAACAAGCATACACTTCTTTCGCTCCATTTTCTACTAAAGCGTTCGCAGCAAGTGTAATTGTTCCTGCAGTATCGATAATGTCATCAATTAAAATAGCCGTCTTTCCTTCAATATTGCCAATGATATTCATGATTTCAGCAACGTTTGGACGTGGTCGTCTTTTATCAATAATTCCAATTGGAGCTTTTAGGCGATCTGCCATTTTACGCGCACGTGTAACTCCTCCATGATCTGGAGAAACAATGATCAAATCATCAAGCTGTTTTTCTTCAAAGTAATCGGATAGAATTGGGACACCCTGTAAATGGTCGATTGGAATATCAAAGAAGCCTTGAATTTGTGGTGCATGTAAGTCTAGTGTAATCACGCGATTTGCACCCGCGGTTTCGATTAAATCTGCAACCAGTTTAGCTGCAATCGGTTCACGTGATCTTGCCTTACGGTCCTGCCTTGCATACCCATAATAAGGCATGACAATATTGATTGATTTTGCTGAAGCACGCTTTAAAGCATCAATCATAATAAGCAATTCCATAATATGCTGATTAACGGGAGCACAAGTAGATTGGATGACATAAACGTCACAACCACGAACACTTTCTTCAATATTGATTTGCACTTCACCATCGCTGAATGTGGATACGGTACATTTTCCTAGTGTCGTTCCAATATGAGCAGCAATATCAGCTGCTAATTTAGGGTTGGAATTCAGCGACAATACCTTCAACGATGAATCCTTATAGCTAGATGCCATGAAATATAACCTCCGTTAATCTTTTTTTCTATTTTTAAAATTTGCTGCGTAGCCGTCTTTATTCGTTTGTCTTGCTCTTGCGATGGATAAGGCATCTTCAGGGACATCGTTTGTGATTGTAGATCCTGCGGCAACATAAGATCCTTTTCCGATCGTTACAGGTGCGATGAGATTGGAGTTACAGCCAATAAATGCATCGTCCTCAATTGTTGTCAAAAACTTCTTTGTTCCATCATAGTTTACTGTTATTGTACCACAACCAACATTCACATTGCTTCCTACATGTGCATCACCAATATAACTTAGGTGTGATACCTTGCTGTGATCACCAAGTGATGTCTTTTTTATTTCAACGAAGTTACCTAGTTTTGCGTCATTTCCAATTGTTGAGTCTGGTCTGACATGCGCGAATGGACCAATATTAACACGGTCCCCAATCTTACTGTCATTTGCCACGCTATGCTTCACAACTGTGCTTTCGCCAATATAACAGCTGTTAATCTCGCTATTGGGACCAATTTCTGCATTTGTTTTAATTGTCGTCGTTCCTTTTAAAACTGTTCCTGGATGTATAATAACATCAGACTCAATCACAACATCTGGCTCAATGTATGTATTATCTGGGTCGATAATCGCAACACCGTTTCGCATATGCATTTCATTAATACGCTTTTTCATTGTCTTTTCTGCCTGTGCAAGTGCAACTCGATCATTAACCCCTAATGTTTCATCAAAATCAGGTGTTAAATATGCACTTATTTTCTTGCCTTTGTTTCGCAAAATTTCGATGACATCCGGCAAATAATACTCGCCTTGTGCGTTATCATTCGATACCTCCTGCAATGCAGCAAAAAGTGCCTCATTATCAAAACAATAGGTTCCCGTATTGATTTCGTTAACAAGCAGCTCTGACTCATTTGCATCTTTGTGCTCAACAATACGCTCTACTTCGTTCGATTCATTCCGAATAACTCTGCCATAGCCTGCTGGATTCTCTGTCTTTGCTGTCAAGATTGTAGCACTTGCACCTTGCTGTTCATGATAGGCAAATAATGCTTGATAGGTCTCTCCAGTGATTAAAGGCGTATCACCACAAGCAACAATAGTTGTACCTTGTTTATCTTTCAGTAAGTCCTCTGCTTGCAATACCGCATGGCCTGTGCCCAGCTGTTTTTCCTGTATTGCAAATTCACTGACGTGCCCAATATGCTCTTTTACCTTTTCGGCGCCAAAGCCAACTATAGTTATCATTTTATCTAAATTAACGGTATTTAATTGATCTATTACATGCTTTACCATCGGACGTCCAGCGACTGGGTGTAACACTTTATAAAGCTTTGATTTCATTCTCGTCCCTTGACCCGCCGCCAAAATAACAGCATAACGATTATTCATAAGGTAACCTCCAGGTTTTCTAATTATCCATTTTAAAATATATCGTAAAAAACGTTTGATTTCAACAGGTTAGGGGGAGGAAATCACTTTGAGCGGAGCGAATGAACCAATGGCATTTGTCAAAATGAGGTTAGTTGGATACTAGGGAAGCATCTTAATAAGTGGTGGATGCATACTTTCTATTTATGTGTCAACATTTACCAAAAGAAAAAAGGCTAACCCTTAAACAGATTAGACCCCTTTTTAATATAATCATGACGATTTAGGAAGCTCCCGCCTCTTCGTATTTAACTTCACTTTCTCCTGCCCGGCGATATTCTTCCAGCACCGCATCCTGAATTTTAGAACGAGTACCTGAGTTTATCGGGTGTGCAATATCGCGAAATTCGCCATCAGGAGTTCTTTTAGATGGCATTGCCACAAACAGTCCGTTATTTCCATCAATGACACGGATGTCGTGGACTACAAATTCCTGATCTAACGTAATAGATGCAATTGCTCGCATTCTGCCCTCTGTATTAACGCGGCGTAATCTAACGTCTGTTACTTCCATGATGTTTCACCACCTTTTCCCATTTGAACTTACTGTAACTAGTTCAACAAAAGAAATAAAATTCCTGCTTAAAATATAAAAAAAGTTAAATATTTTAAAAAAGGATATTTTTTAGAAAAAGGTGGTTGGCCTTTCAGAACTCGTTCTATATCAATTGGGGGGCATTTAAAAACTGGCAAGGTCTACAAAATTACCTGCTTGTATCTCAATCGTATGATGTCTTATGTCTACATTCGATATTTTGACAAGTGATGTGTAATTATCAACGATTCGTTCTTCTTCGTCGTCGTCTGCTTCAGCGAGAACACCAATCGCTTGAACACGGGCATCGAATTCAGATAACAGATTAATCATTCCAGTAATTGTACCGCCTGCTTTCATGAAGTCATCAATGATGCACACATTCGCTCCCTCTTCCAGGCTGCGTTTTGGTAATACCATTGTCTGTATTTTCCTGGACGAACCAGAGACATAGTTAATGCTTACGGATGACCCTTCTGTTACTTTCGGGTCCCTCCTGGCGATGACTACTGGCACATTGAGGAAAGAGGCCACAGCATATGCCAAAGGAATTCCCTTTGTGGCAACTGTAACAATTACATCTATATCCATTTTGGAAAACTTCGATGCAAATACACGTCCAATTTCTCTGACGGTTTTCGGATCGCCAAGTAAATCACTCATGTAAAGATACCCACCTGGTAATATCCTGCCTGGGTCTTCCAATTTTCTGCGCAGTTCCTCAATAAATTGCATATTTTTTTCCTGTGAATATTCAGGGATGTATTTCACACCTCCACCAGCCCCAGTGGATCGTTGCAAAAATCCCATGCCCTGACTTTGAAAAACAGCATGTATTATATCAAGGTCTTCACTGATAGAAGACTTTGTTGTATCACATAATTCCACAAAATAAGGTAATTGTATATGTTTTCGTGGGTTCTCCAGAAAGAAATCAGTCAAAACAACTAACCGGTTGCTTCTTTTCATTTTCACACCTCAAAACCGTATATTTAATTAATAATATATCATTTTCATACGTGTTTTGGCAATATTTACCCTAATAACCGGACAAGATAAACCTCATCACAAAATCCGCGCATTCCGTTATAAATTCGCTTTGCTTTACTTTGATGCTCAACCAATCCATAAATTGTTGGGCCACTCCCGCTCATTAAAACACCCGTTGCTCCTGCTTGGATCATCGCTTCTTTAATACGTTCCACTTCTGGGTGAAGTGCAAACGTAATAGATTCCAGCGAGTTGCCAATATGACGGCAAAGTTTATTGAAATCCTGGCCTTCGATAGCTTGCAGTATCTGATTTGTATTAGGGTGGCTAAGTTTCTCCACGTTCACTTGTCCAAAAATTGTTCTGGTCGATACACCGATATCTGGCTTTGCTAAAACTACCCAGCATGGAGGCGGCGAGGCCAGTTTTTCAATCTTTTCACCATAGCCCCGGGCAATTGCAGTGTTGCCATAGACACAAAACGCTACATCCGCGCCTATTGCAGACCCAAGCTCTGCCAGTTCATCAAGTGAGATGTTTAATGACCATAATCGATTGAGCCCTCTTAGTACCGCTGCCGCATCCGTACTCCCTCCTCCAAGACCCGCTGACACCGGTATATGTTTTTCCATATTGATATGGACGCCTTTCTTAATCCCATAGGTATCTTTAAAAGCACGTGCAGCTTTATATGCCAGGTTCCGTTCATCATTTGGCACATACCTGCTCTCAAGCGAGATCTCAATTTTATCCTCTTCCAATGCATACAATTCAATGCGATCAGCTAAATCAATTGTTGTCATTATCATTTCTACATCATGATACCCATCGATTCGTTTTCTTAATACATCAAGGGATAAATTAATTTTTGCAGGGGCCTTTTCCAATATAATCGTCACTATCATCACCTACTTTGCCACGTACTAAAAAATATAAATAATTGTACCATATTAAAAAAACATAGGCGACCAGATTGTAGTTGGATCAGATTGAGTGAAAGCGTGGGATGGGAAGTATGGATTGGTTTTCACTTTCTGCATTTGCCTTTTTGTCACTATACAGACAAAAAGGCAAACCCATTAGGATTTGCCTCTTTGCATTTGCTGTTCGGCTATTTCAATTGCACGTTTTACCATATTACCTGCATCCCGCGCTTTGATACCGCCCCAGCCTTCTTGCTGAACAGTGTCGTAAAACCCTAACTCCTTAGCAATTTCTTCTTTCAACTGGTCTGACATCATTCCTCTGCGTCGTCCCATGAAAGAACAGCCCCTTTCCATTTTAAGTTAGTTTACCCTTACGACATGCTTAGTTTATGTCTATATGCTAAATAAAAACGAGTAAGAAGTATGAAACAATGGAAAGATAAACCTTTTCGTACAGGGAGGGTATAAGTTCGACCAGGCCTCAAGTCTTAGCCAGTTGGCAAGTCTTTTTTAGATTGCCAGGAATGAAGTAAACCTCGCCATTTTAGCGCTTGGTAGACGTAGCTATTCCAGTAAAATTAGCTGCAGCGCTCAAATTTATATGTTTTTTACAATAAAAAACAGCAGACATTCGGGTCTACTGTTCCATTAATAATGCTTTATTCCGTTCATCTAAAAATTTTAATTCTACCGTCTCTGTCAATATGTCTGCATAGCTGTATGAAACACGTTCGAATGCATTTTCGTCTTGGTCAAGCTCAACAATGAAGACTGAAGGATACGTCTCTGCAAGTACTCCCGATCGTATCACCGTTTTCCTTCTCCCTCCGTTGGCTTTTAATTTCAACCGCTTTCCAACATGGCATTCAAGACCTTGCTTAATTTCGATTAATGTTTTAGCCACTACACTCCACCTCACTAATAATAGTGTAACACAAACTCGTCCGACAGTCAAACAAAACTTAATATTATATCAATAAGTCTTTTTACCTGTCAACAATAATTTTTGTCTATTTCTTATATTATTTGCATATGTTAACAATTTATGTATAATTTTGCCGAAAACTTTTATCGAATTTTAGCTATACAAGAAACATATGCCCTGCACTTGTCCAACTATTATCCAGAATGCTTGATCCTTTAAAAAAAGGACAGCATTCTTTTTTTATTCTTCTTCCTCATCATCATCTTCTTCTAAATATGGCAAACCTGTACGAAGTAAACCTCTCGTCTCCACTCCGCCCATTCCCTTTTCCCCAGTCATCGTATTGCGTAAAGCATCCCATACACTGACACTTTCCATAAATGGGGTATAGGCAATTTTAGCTGCAATATAGACAGGATCTAACGCGTGAATATTTATCCTTAATGGTGAGCTGGCATAATTTGCTCCAGCACGTATAAGCGACTCAAAATGGGATTGACAGGCGCCAGCAAAGATCACAAGCTGATCTAGATTAGAACTCTTCCTTCTTGCCTCTCTTACGGCCTCAGCAAAGTATTTAGAATGTCGATAGGCACGCAAGTCATTTTTGAATCCTTTATTCTTTGAATAAGCATCATGCCCCGTAATAACGATAATATCGGGACCAATTCGCTCTACTAACCCACCAATCTCACTCGGCATTTCCTTTTCATTTAAATGAACCCCATGAACCTGCAATCCAATGCGCTGGTATAGGGAAATACATTTTC
This region of Oceanobacillus sp. FSL K6-2867 genomic DNA includes:
- the mfd gene encoding transcription-repair coupling factor, yielding MKGINQYLQSKEDIQSIIDGINSGMREQLIAGLSGSARSMLVSVINESINRPVLLVTHQLVQAQQLYDDLSEFMGEDDVHLYPVNELIASEISISSPELRSQRIEALTAWSGKKSGILITPVAALKRILPPKNYWSKYQLKFETGKEIAIDAYLSSLVDMGYERTSMVATPGEFSLRGGIIDIYPITEQHPFRIELFDEEIDSIRYFDAETQRSLDRVENVTIGPATELLLTDEDVLAASNKLEEAYAATLKKMKASNAKEKLMEVIEQDISRLKNLERFHEMYKYIGFLYENPASLLDYLDQDGLIILDEMSRIQETATHLDMEEAEWYSSMLESGQMVQKSRFSLDWDTVVDMIRQQRIYMSVFLRHIPNTQPQNIINLSSRAMQEFHGQMHLFKTELQRWEKSDFSVVILAPNEERAEKIHSILADYDIEAGIASDLRLPVDQPTIAIGNITSGIELPMHKLSIITENELFKKRVKRTRKQQKISNAERIKSYQELKVGDYVVHANHGVGKYLGIETLEVNNLHKDYMLLKYSGDDKLFVPIEQIDLVQKFVGSEGKEPKVYKLGGTEWTKVKRKVQSSVEDIADDLIKLYAEREAKKGFAFSEDTEMQREFEASFPYQETDDQLRCIEEIKQDMERERPMDRLLCGDVGYGKTEVAIRAAFKAVADGKQVALLVPTTILAQQHFETIRERFQDYPINIGLLSRFRTRKQQTETLKGVRQGTVDVVIGTHRLLSKDVEYRDLGLLIVDEEQRFGVKHKEKIKQLKTNVDVLTLTATPIPRTLHMSMLGVRDLSVIETPPENRFPIQTYVMEHNPLFVREAIEREMARGGQVFYLYNRVENIDKVARDIGMLVDDARIAVAHGQMNETELENVIFGFLEGEYDVLVSTTIIETGVDIPNVNTLIVSNADRMGLSQLYQLRGRVGRSNRVAYAYFTYQKDKVLTEVAEKRLQAIKEFTELGSGFKIAMRDLSIRGAGNLLGAQQHGFIDSVGFDMYSQMLKDAIDARKAGKEMEDITPFEPELALQIDAYIPDEYIKDEKQKIDIYKQFQAMDTAEDVSELRDELIDRFGDYPVEVSNLFTVSSLKMYAKRERVESITERNKKIVILVDDARSQQIDGSKLFEVANTFGRNVGLGTENNKLKISFKWTSETEHSRYDLVEAFIKKLNRVDRDK
- a CDS encoding anti-sigma-F factor Fin family protein, with translation MTIIYRCRHCGQTIGKLEQKVIDTAMLGLNQLNKKEQEEMIHYDGDGNMQIKTICEDCEHALGQHPNYHELDYFIQ
- the pth gene encoding aminoacyl-tRNA hydrolase — protein: MKCIVGLGNPGKKYEKTRHNIGFMVIDELLNRHNWKLDKTKFKGDYALENYTGEKLILLQPQTYMNLSGESIRPLMDYYDVDLEDVLVIYDDLDLPTGKIRLRQKGGHGGHNGVRSTIAHLGTKEFKRIRLGVGRPVSPIPVVDYVLGSFPKEEKADVEHSIGQAADACESWLAGKAFIEVMNDYNN
- a CDS encoding 50S ribosomal protein L25/general stress protein Ctc gives rise to the protein MAVKLKAAKRESLKKSANKVVRLSGQVPAVVYGKNKESKNVAVDSVELLKTVRDEGRNAIISLDIENDSSVDVMLHEYQMDPIKDELIHVDFYVVNMSQEMDVAVAIRLDGEAPGSKEGGVLQQPLYEIQVRAKPGDIPEEIAVDVSSLGLGEGLTVGDLKVTGNFEILEDPETTVVTIVAPDTVEDIEQASDEDAEPEVVGSEKKESEEA
- a CDS encoding ribose-phosphate diphosphokinase, translated to MASSYKDSSLKVLSLNSNPKLAADIAAHIGTTLGKCTVSTFSDGEVQINIEESVRGCDVYVIQSTCAPVNQHIMELLIMIDALKRASAKSINIVMPYYGYARQDRKARSREPIAAKLVADLIETAGANRVITLDLHAPQIQGFFDIPIDHLQGVPILSDYFEEKQLDDLIIVSPDHGGVTRARKMADRLKAPIGIIDKRRPRPNVAEIMNIIGNIEGKTAILIDDIIDTAGTITLAANALVENGAKEVYACCTHPVLSGPAIERINNSQIKELVITNSIPLPEEKHSDKISALSVAPLLAEAIVRVHELQSVSILFD
- the glmU gene encoding bifunctional UDP-N-acetylglucosamine diphosphorylase/glucosamine-1-phosphate N-acetyltransferase GlmU encodes the protein MNNRYAVILAAGQGTRMKSKLYKVLHPVAGRPMVKHVIDQLNTVNLDKMITIVGFGAEKVKEHIGHVSEFAIQEKQLGTGHAVLQAEDLLKDKQGTTIVACGDTPLITGETYQALFAYHEQQGASATILTAKTENPAGYGRVIRNESNEVERIVEHKDANESELLVNEINTGTYCFDNEALFAALQEVSNDNAQGEYYLPDVIEILRNKGKKISAYLTPDFDETLGVNDRVALAQAEKTMKKRINEMHMRNGVAIIDPDNTYIEPDVVIESDVIIHPGTVLKGTTTIKTNAEIGPNSEINSCYIGESTVVKHSVANDSKIGDRVNIGPFAHVRPDSTIGNDAKLGNFVEIKKTSLGDHSKVSHLSYIGDAHVGSNVNVGCGTITVNYDGTKKFLTTIEDDAFIGCNSNLIAPVTIGKGSYVAAGSTITNDVPEDALSIARARQTNKDGYAANFKNRKKD
- the spoVG gene encoding septation regulator SpoVG, giving the protein MEVTDVRLRRVNTEGRMRAIASITLDQEFVVHDIRVIDGNNGLFVAMPSKRTPDGEFRDIAHPINSGTRSKIQDAVLEEYRRAGESEVKYEEAGAS
- the purR gene encoding pur operon repressor; this translates as MKRSNRLVVLTDFFLENPRKHIQLPYFVELCDTTKSSISEDLDIIHAVFQSQGMGFLQRSTGAGGGVKYIPEYSQEKNMQFIEELRRKLEDPGRILPGGYLYMSDLLGDPKTVREIGRVFASKFSKMDIDVIVTVATKGIPLAYAVASFLNVPVVIARRDPKVTEGSSVSINYVSGSSRKIQTMVLPKRSLEEGANVCIIDDFMKAGGTITGMINLLSEFDARVQAIGVLAEADDDEEERIVDNYTSLVKISNVDIRHHTIEIQAGNFVDLASF
- the ispE gene encoding 4-(cytidine 5'-diphospho)-2-C-methyl-D-erythritol kinase → MIVTIILEKAPAKINLSLDVLRKRIDGYHDVEMIMTTIDLADRIELYALEEDKIEISLESRYVPNDERNLAYKAARAFKDTYGIKKGVHINMEKHIPVSAGLGGGSTDAAAVLRGLNRLWSLNISLDELAELGSAIGADVAFCVYGNTAIARGYGEKIEKLASPPPCWVVLAKPDIGVSTRTIFGQVNVEKLSHPNTNQILQAIEGQDFNKLCRHIGNSLESITFALHPEVERIKEAMIQAGATGVLMSGSGPTIYGLVEHQSKAKRIYNGMRGFCDEVYLVRLLG
- a CDS encoding small, acid-soluble spore protein, alpha/beta type, which encodes MGRRRGMMSDQLKEEIAKELGFYDTVQQEGWGGIKARDAGNMVKRAIEIAEQQMQRGKS
- a CDS encoding Veg family protein, whose amino-acid sequence is MAKTLIEIKQGLECHVGKRLKLKANGGRRKTVIRSGVLAETYPSVFIVELDQDENAFERVSYSYADILTETVELKFLDERNKALLMEQ
- the yabG gene encoding sporulation peptidase YabG produces the protein MGITIGELVTRSSYQHDLLFRVAELNKDIAILHGAEMRLEVDAPLHDLVVAKRQDVERRKQKEKEKEEFSYRLFRQDYQLMKEKRMYQSTDGYLNNAKFFQLPAKVLHLDGDPMYLRKCISLYQRIGLQVHGVHLNEKEMPSEIGGLVERIGPDIIVITGHDAYSKNKGFKNDLRAYRHSKYFAEAVREARRKSSNLDQLVIFAGACQSHFESLIRAGANYASSPLRINIHALDPVYIAAKIAYTPFMESVSVWDALRNTMTGEKGMGGVETRGLLRTGLPYLEEDDDEEEE